The Heyndrickxia vini genome contains a region encoding:
- the uvrA gene encoding excinuclease ABC subunit UvrA produces MAKDKIIVQGARAHNLKNIDVTIPRDQLVVLTGLSGSGKSSLAFDTIYAEGQRRYVESLSAYARQFLGQMDKPDVDAIEGLSPAISIDQKTTSRNPRSTVGTVTEIYDYLRLLFARVGRPICPIHGIEITSQTIEQMVDRIMEYPERTKLQVLAPIVSGRKGAHVKVLEDIKKQGFVRVRVDGEMLDLSEDIELEKNKKHSIEVVVDRIVVKEEVASRLADSLETALRLADGRVIIDVIGQEELLFSEHLACPHCGFSIDKLEPRMFSFNSPFGACPECDGLGTKLKVERSLIIPNPELSLKEHAIAPWEPVSSQYYPQLLEAVCNHYGIDMEIPVKNLPKDQLDKILLGSGEELIYFRYENDFGQIREGNVKFEGVIRNVERRYRETSSDYIREQMEKYMGQQPCSKCKGYRLKEESLAVKINNKHIGQVTELSIEQADELFIQLDLTEKERQIANLVLREIRERLGFLVNVGLEYLTLSRAAGTLSGGEAQRIRLATQIGSRLTGVLYILDEPSIGLHQRDNDRLIQTLQNMRDIGNTLIVVEHDEDTMLAADYLIDIGPGAGVHGGEIISAGTPEEVMNDPHSLTGQYLSGKKFIPLPIERRKPDGRFIEIKGAKENNLKNVTVKFPLGSFVAVTGVSGSGKSTLVNEVLHKTLAQKLNRAKSKPGEHREITGIDYLEKVIDIDQSPIGRTPRSNPATYTGVFDDIRDVFSATNEAKIRGYKKGRFSFNVKGGRCEACRGDGIIKIEMHFLPDVYVPCEVCHGKRYNRETLEVKYKGKNIADVLDMTVEDSVEFFENIPKIKRKLQTIYDVGLGYIKLGQPATTLSGGEAQRVKLASELHKRSNGKSLYILDEPTTGLHVDDISRLLVVLQRLVENGDTVLVIEHNLDVIKTADYLIDLGPEGGAKGGTIVGTGTPEKICEIPESYTGKYLKPIIERDRNRMEKRIEEQEKAGVGQ; encoded by the coding sequence ATGGCAAAAGATAAAATTATCGTTCAAGGAGCAAGGGCACATAATCTGAAAAACATTGATGTCACCATTCCGAGAGATCAATTAGTTGTATTAACAGGTCTATCCGGTTCGGGAAAATCATCATTAGCATTTGATACGATTTATGCTGAAGGTCAACGTAGATATGTGGAATCACTTTCAGCCTATGCTAGGCAATTTTTAGGTCAAATGGATAAGCCGGATGTCGATGCGATTGAAGGCTTATCTCCCGCAATATCTATTGATCAAAAAACAACAAGTCGTAACCCCCGTTCAACGGTAGGGACGGTAACGGAGATCTATGATTATTTGCGTCTGTTGTTTGCAAGAGTTGGGAGACCAATTTGTCCAATACATGGAATTGAAATTACCTCGCAAACGATTGAACAAATGGTCGATCGAATTATGGAATATCCAGAAAGAACAAAGCTTCAAGTATTAGCTCCTATCGTTTCGGGACGAAAGGGTGCCCATGTAAAAGTGCTTGAGGATATTAAGAAACAAGGATTTGTTCGTGTTCGTGTCGATGGAGAGATGCTTGATTTAAGTGAAGACATCGAATTAGAAAAGAACAAAAAACATTCAATTGAGGTAGTGGTGGATCGAATTGTCGTAAAAGAAGAGGTTGCCTCCCGATTGGCAGATTCACTAGAAACAGCTTTGAGACTTGCTGATGGAAGGGTCATTATTGATGTTATCGGCCAGGAAGAACTTTTATTTAGCGAGCATTTAGCTTGTCCACATTGTGGGTTTTCAATTGATAAATTAGAGCCAAGGATGTTTTCGTTTAATAGCCCATTCGGTGCTTGTCCTGAATGTGATGGACTTGGAACAAAGCTCAAAGTCGAACGCAGTTTAATTATTCCTAATCCAGAACTTTCATTAAAAGAACATGCGATTGCCCCATGGGAGCCGGTAAGTTCACAATACTATCCACAGCTGCTTGAAGCAGTTTGTAATCATTATGGAATTGATATGGAAATTCCCGTGAAGAATCTTCCAAAGGATCAATTAGATAAGATATTGTTAGGGTCTGGTGAAGAATTAATTTATTTCCGTTACGAAAATGATTTTGGGCAAATACGGGAAGGAAATGTGAAATTCGAAGGAGTCATACGTAATGTAGAAAGACGCTATCGAGAAACAAGCTCTGACTATATTCGTGAGCAAATGGAAAAATACATGGGACAACAACCATGTTCGAAATGTAAAGGATATCGATTAAAAGAAGAAAGCCTTGCTGTCAAAATCAATAATAAGCATATTGGGCAAGTTACGGAACTTTCTATTGAACAAGCAGATGAATTATTTATACAGCTAGATTTAACTGAAAAAGAACGACAAATCGCGAATCTTGTCCTTCGTGAAATTCGTGAACGACTAGGATTTCTTGTGAATGTCGGGTTAGAGTATTTAACTTTGAGCCGTGCAGCCGGTACATTATCTGGAGGCGAGGCACAACGCATTCGTTTGGCAACACAAATCGGTTCACGATTAACCGGTGTCCTTTACATATTGGATGAACCATCAATCGGTTTGCATCAGCGAGATAATGACCGTTTAATTCAAACACTTCAAAATATGAGAGACATCGGGAATACATTAATCGTCGTTGAACATGATGAAGACACGATGTTAGCCGCGGATTATTTAATAGATATTGGTCCAGGTGCAGGTGTTCATGGAGGCGAGATTATATCCGCTGGGACACCGGAAGAAGTTATGAATGATCCACATTCGTTAACTGGCCAATACTTATCCGGGAAAAAATTCATCCCATTACCAATAGAACGCCGCAAACCAGATGGCCGTTTTATTGAAATCAAAGGGGCGAAAGAAAATAATCTAAAAAATGTGACAGTGAAATTCCCGCTAGGCAGCTTTGTGGCGGTTACAGGTGTATCAGGTTCAGGAAAAAGTACACTTGTGAATGAAGTTTTACACAAAACCTTGGCTCAAAAGCTGAATCGGGCAAAAAGCAAACCGGGTGAGCATAGGGAAATCACTGGCATTGATTACCTCGAAAAAGTAATCGATATTGATCAATCACCAATCGGCCGAACACCACGTTCGAACCCGGCAACCTATACTGGTGTGTTTGATGATATTCGTGACGTCTTTTCAGCTACTAATGAGGCAAAAATTCGAGGATACAAGAAGGGTAGATTCAGTTTTAATGTCAAAGGCGGCCGTTGTGAAGCATGTCGTGGGGATGGAATTATCAAAATTGAAATGCACTTTCTTCCAGATGTTTATGTTCCATGTGAGGTATGCCATGGCAAACGCTACAATCGTGAAACATTAGAAGTAAAGTATAAAGGGAAAAATATTGCCGATGTACTCGATATGACTGTTGAAGATTCTGTTGAATTCTTTGAAAATATTCCTAAAATCAAACGGAAATTGCAAACAATTTATGATGTTGGATTAGGTTATATAAAACTTGGCCAGCCAGCAACGACTCTTTCAGGCGGAGAAGCACAACGGGTGAAACTTGCCTCTGAGCTCCATAAACGGTCAAACGGTAAATCCTTATATATTCTTGACGAACCAACAACAGGACTTCATGTTGATGATATATCAAGATTATTAGTAGTTCTTCAACGACTTGTTGAAAATGGAGATACCGTCCTTGTGATTGAACATAATCTCGATGTTATTAAAACAGCGGATTATTTAATTGACCTTGGACCAGAGGGCGGTGCTAAAGGTGGAACAATTGTAGGAACAGGAACACCGGAAAAAATATGTGAAATTCCTGAATCCTATACAGGGAAATACTTGAAACCCATTATTGAGAGAGATCGTAATAGAATGGAAAAACGAATTGAAGAACAAGAAAAAGCAGGAGTAGGGCAGTAA